TGCTGCTCGGAATAAGGTCAGATGTGACGAGGCCTGATGGTGTGAGATTACAACATGCAATGACAGATCATTGTTTTTGCTTCAGATAATGTAAGGCAATAGAGATGGTAGTGTAAGATATTAGTTTGCAATGATGTAAACGTAAAAAATGATATTGGCCTATTTCAAAACACGAAATCAAATGATTATTCATGAATGTGAAAACTTCACTCTCATACGCAACAAGCCTGCTCTCTTCGCTCTGATCTGTCATATTTATCGCCAAATTCGGGGCTTTTAGCGGTTGGATTAAGACTGTATTATTGTTCTCTAGGAGCTGACAATAGCGCGTTTCCAGTTTCCTTATATTCTGAGTTGCGTAAAAGTGTTCACGAAGACGCTAAACCACTGGCACCAACCTCCCTCTCCAAACTGCTCCTTTTTGTGAAAAGCACATAAAACTATTGCGTCAAAAGTAAGGAGAATGGAAACATACCTCTGCAGGAAAGCGCAATCAACTCACAAATCCTGAAAAAGGTATCATGCTGATCGAATGTATCTTTCCACCACCGCAggactgaagctggaggaggtgcTTCTCGGCAAATATACAGTACGCGCTCCCGGCAGTGAGAAGGATCGCAGACTTCAAGCTGAGGGGGAAAGTCTTACAAACACAAGCTACACGGAGACgccaaaaataactttaaatattAGTTTTAAAAACACGACAGACAGGAAAGAGTTACGCTAAACTCCGAACGAGAGTCATATTGTTTTACTCAGCGGGAGAGCCTGCAGCTGTCGACTCCTCTCCACCTCACATCTCCAAATGGCGCGCCAGTGCGCAACCGAGTCCACAAGGGGGCGCGTAAAGGCTGAGCGCGTTTCAAAGACTTAACAAGTTTTGTGAATAAACTTTGAACGTGGCTCCGGGGTGAAAGCAAGCGAATCAGCCAAAGATTCACCTTTAGGTCGATCTGCCGCTCATCATGTTCAAAGTCTTAATTGATTAGGAGGCTCCTTGGGTTTGATTGGATTAATCCAATGAGGTGTCTCTTGCCTTTGAACGCCCCAAGAGGAACTGCTTAAGTAATAATtcatataaacaataaaaagagagaaaacccTGGCTGGGCTTCATGCCAACATGGATCCGTGGCTTTACAGGTTTCATACAACATGCCAAGATATTTGAATAATATTCATTTTACCACCTCATCTCTAAAAGAAACTACATTAGCAGGTGATTAATCCTGAATAAAATAGTTCAAACACgttaaatgtcttttaatttcTTCAGGCGacatatacatattatattatattatattatattatattatattatattatattatatgtatcatatttatatatacatattatactGGCGGCAGTTCTCTGTCGTCAAATTAAATTATAGCCTACAATTATCTTGAATGATGGTCATCATCTTGTGGAAATAGAGTCTGTAAAATCAAAGCATAGAGAggacattcatttaaaaattggCCGATTTCTATAGGAGCCTACCTGAGCCTCTCTTCAAAAGGTGCCTGTTGCATGGAAAGACAATTTGACTGTGGCAGTTTTTCAGACTCTTTGTTATGAATTCATTTAAATTCTCTCGACTGAAAGAGGGGAAAGGAAGAGGGGGTCAGGGAAGCTTTCAAACTGCCTCTAACACCTGTTTGATATCACATAAACAATAATCCAAATTCCAGTCTGGATTGTGAAACACAAGTTTTTCCTCGCAGTGGTCGATTACTAATCAGTTACCTTGGTTCAGTTTATTCATAAGTCAGCATCATGTCTGATTATTCATTTAAACGTGCAGTACGAGAGTCGATGACGTCAGCCTCCTCAGCGTAGCCATATAAAGGTGCCCTGTTCGCAGGTTTGGACATTCAGACTCTCTCTGAGCTTCAGAGCGACACacgagggagaggagagagacaggaagcacAAGAAGGTCCGGCAAAGTCTTTGGAGTATGAACAGGCTCACATTTGCGGTTTTCCTCTCGGCGCTGGGGTTTCTCGTCTGCGCAGCTGGTAAGTCTTTGAAAGCTtaaacagaagacagaagaagaagcgcGGTGTTTAATATGTCTAAAGTTCTGTTGTCGTTTTaggattttattatttttaggaGTATAATGACACTAAAAAAAGTTTATAACTATGTCTTCATTTGTTCTGAGATGTATGATCCTGTTATGCTGAGGCTTTTCTAACACATTTGTGTTGGTATCGGGTGAAGTGGAATCCTAATAACCGCCTGTTGTTACCTGTGACAGGTAACCCATGTTGCTCAGAGCCATGCCAGAACAGGGGCGTATGCACTGCGCTTGGATCAGATAATTATGAGTGTGACTGCACGCGGACAGGATATCGTGGACAAAACTGCACAACACGTAAGTCTGAATGAAACACATGAGGTGGAACTAAAATTAGGATGTATTTGTTGCTGTGGGTTATTCAGTAACTCATTTCCTTCTTGGCCGTTACAGCTGAGTTCCTCACCTGGCTCAAAATATCCCTGAAGCCTTCGCCCAACACTGTCCACTACATTCTCACCCACTTTAAGGGCTTCTGgaacatcatcaacaacatcTCATTTCTCAGGGATGCCATCATGAGATATGTGTTAACATGTAagtgtttcttcctccaggcAAAATGAGAACATGTTTTGGAAACTGCTTCATAACAAATCAAATAATTTGTACAGAACCAGTGGGAGTGTTTTTACtaataattaaatgttttctctctagCTCGATCCCACATGATTGATAGTCCTCCAACTTTCAATGCGGATTATGGTTACAAAAATTGGGAAGCCTATTCCAACCTCTCCTACTATACGCGCACCCTCCCCCCTGTGCCCGAGGATTGCCCAACCCCTATGGGAGTAGAAGGTGAGTACGCTTTCTCTGCCTCAGGAGAACCAGTTTTCTCAGATTCTTGTATACTGAGCAAGAGTGACTTGGCCCCATTACATCACAATGAAATGATCCCCTCTGTCGGATTAAGAGAGTTCAAATGTGCTGATGGAACACAGCAAAACCTGCCCCAGCAAGCCAAAACTAAAAGAGACGAAaccagttttgtttgttttttccttttttttagctttaagaATTTACAGTGAAAGCAAACCTCCATTATAACGTTGAGTCACCTAAATGTGTTTTATCCAAGTGAAACTGTCTTGATTCTGGATTATAATCTTGTATGCTGATTTTTCCCCCAGGTAAAAAGGAGTTACCTGATGCTAAAATACTGGCTGAGAAGCTTCTTATGAGAAGAGAGTTCATCCCGGACCCACAGGGCACCAGCCTGATGTTTGCATTCTTCGCACAGCATTTCACCCACCAATTCTTCAAATCTGATATGAAGAGAGGACCTGCTTTTACTGCAGCTCAAGGCCACGGGGTAAGCACAGCACATCTCAAGCAACATCAGATTTGAGTTAAGAAATAGAGACAACTTgtgaatgaataatttattaacaatacAACATCTTTGTGCTTTCAGGTTGACCTCAGCCACATTTATGGAGACAACCTGGTCAGGCAACACAAGCTCAGACTCTTCAAGGATGGCAAGCTTAAACACCAGGTATGAGAAGAGACAGCTGTAGTTTAAACAGCCGAACACTTCAGACCACACAAGTGTCTAACAGATGCTTCCTCTCTTGCGTAACTCTGCAGATCCTGGACGGAGAAATGTATCCCCCGACAGTAAAGGAAGTTGGCGCTGAAATGCACTACCCTCCTCACGTTCCCGACGCTTACCGCTTCGCCGTGGGCCACGAGGCGTTCGGCCTGGTCCCCGGCCTGATGATGTACGCCACCATCTGGCTACGGGAACACAATCgggtgtgtgatgtgttgaagGAGGTCCACCCCGACTGGGATGACGAGAGGCTCTTCCAGACCACACGCCTCATTCTGATCGGTGAGTTGATGAGACTCCTGACAACTCCACAAAAGTTTTGAAAACATTCGGCTGGGAAATGAAAGTCGAAATAACAACGAAAAAGGCATGTGATTCACTTGTCATGGTGCTCATATAGTTACCACGGGAGTTAAGAAAAGAGGAagttgtacttttattttggtaatcaTCTACTTGCAAGCACGTTGCACACAGTGGAACGCCGATTAAAGCTCTGCTGTGTTGAAAGAtatgaggaagaggaaatgtTTAGTTTTCCATTGCAGGGCTTCACTGCACGTTTACAAACAATTACAGTCAATCagaataataatttgtgtctgATATGGATACTTAGAAACTATTAAAATgacatcttctcctcctcactgatTGAAAAAGTTGACTGCTAGACACAAGCTGTCTCCTAAACCACTGAAAAGTTATTCTTAGTCTACATACACATGATATTTCCACATTACACTGTGAAAGTTGTATATTGATCCTTGATTGGCTTAGGTTTCTagtgtcaaacacacacattgaacCTGAAACATTCAAGTTAAATAACAAAAAGCAATGTATAACTACATTATGTTAAAATACTTAATCATTTGTCCTGCAGGTGAGACCATCAAGATTGTCATCGAGGACTACGTGCAGCATCTGAGCGGCTACAACTTCAAGCTCAAGTTCGACCCCGAGCTGCTGTTCAACCAGCGCTTCCAGTACCAGAACCGCATCGCATCCGAGTTCAACACCCTGTACCACTGGCACCCGCTGATGCCTGATAGTTTCCACATTGAGGAGAAAGAATACAGTTATAAAGAGTTCGTCTTCAACACGTCTGTAGTGACTGAGCACGGCATCAGCAACCTTGTGGAGTCGTTTTCCAAGCAGATCGCTGGACGGGTAAGAACAGTTTGAGCTGTTGTAGCAGCATTTCAATTTAGACCGTAACACTCTGATCACTTGAAGGCAGATTAACTGACtttccattcatttatttaggtTGCCGGTGGCCGAAATGTCCCAGGACCTATCATGTACGTGGCCATCAAGTCCATTGAAAATAGCAGAAAAATGCGCTACCAGTCTCTGAATGCCTACAGGAAGCGATTCTCCTTGAAGCCCTACAGCTCCTTTGAAGACATGACAGGTGAGACGAAGTCAAGATGACTAACCAAGCCTAACTCTTGCAGGGGAAAGGTTGACATCAGAAGATTAGTAAACAGGTTATTATTAACATGAAGTGAAAGGAAATCTCACCTCAGTccaaattatttttctgttattaataGCATTGTCAGGAATTTAATGCGAGCCTGAAAAACATGCCCAGATCGAAGCTGATGTCATAGATGACTTATTATTAAAGAAATACTTTGGACCCACTTTTATTCcccagcagctttaaaggttaGGAATTTATTTGCACGACTCTAAGAACCAGATGTACATTTCGTCTTGAGATAGTGTAAGCAGATTGTCATCACAAGAGAGCAAGACATAAACAGACAAGTAAGACCTCCTGCTTCAGAGGAGAGGATTTAAAGTTCACAAGAAAGGAGGACTTAACGTTGATTAAAAACTAACTGTGATGCATGAGGACAGAAAAGTATTAagttggagagaaaagaggaaggaaggggTAGAAACAAGAAGAGAGATTGTGTTTATCTTTTATTTGCTGGATCTGAATCAGTCAAAACACTGAGCTCATATTTAGACTAGCAAGCTTTTGCAAGCTTTGCAGCTGctgagagagcaagagagaaacGCCAGACCAAAACTAAAACCACCCCCTTCTTTGTGTTCCtcaggagagaaagaaatggcCGCagtgctggaggagatgtatgGACACATCGACGCTATGGAGCTCTACCCGGGTCTGCTGGTGGAGAAACCCAGGGAAAACGCCATCTTTGGGGAAACAATGGTGGAGATGGGGGCCCCTTTCTCCCTCAAAGGCTTGATGGGAAACCCCATTTGCTCCCCGGAGTACTGGAAGCCGAGCACGTTCGGAGGCACCGTGGGCTTCGACATCGTCAACACTGCCTCCCTGCAGAGGCTCGTCTGCAATAACGTGAATGGACCCTGTCCCGTGGCATCCTTTCACGTGCCCGACGTTAAAGAGACGGGCTCCATGATCATCAACTCGAGTACATCCAACTCACGCAGCAGTGATATCAACCCAACAGTCATTCTAAAAGAAAGGACTACTGAGCTctaatttgtattattttctctaactttattataaatgtatttatttatttatttattttatatttattttcctatATTTATATGAGAAATTggaaagtagatttttttataGGTGATTTTGTATATTTATGACTGGCAATCAAGAACAAAAGTCTGTGGATGTGTCTATTTATTGAAAGATTCATTGTTTTATAAATTATTGTCACAGTAATGACCTCAGTCACTACAACTTAATACTTGAAAGTTAGTTTACAGTTTCAACTACTTGGTAGTGTACATTATACTTGCTGGTTAAATGTATGTTCACTAACAGTTTATCAGTCGCAGAATGTGCAGTAGTAGTGATGCTCACAGTGAACTAAGTGGCTGATCTTGACTCTTTTGATCTCATATAACATACATAAAGTGCATTCCTGTTTCAGTATTGTTTCACTGATGTTTAACTTCTTCAGTCTGTGTTGGGTATTTTGAAATGACATTCTGagtcaaagctgcactgttgtttttaattgtacTGTTTTTGTTCTGAATGCCAACTGACTTCAAAGTTTGACACTAATAAATGCTTCCAGAGAAATGGAGCGCGTCTCTCGTAAATCAGCTGCGaggttgttgtcattttcacttcaCTTATTTTCATTTCGATTGTTCCTTTATACAAACTGATTGATGCCTCATGAGCAAACAGGCTTTTCTTACCTGAGAAACAATGTAGTCCGAGTACTGGGTGAGTGAGGACATAGCAGTTCAGGCGGTATAACTGGTAAaattaatgcagttttaaaaaaGAGTATCAGTTTTCTGTAAAACTGTTCTGGGCAATCCAacatagattttttaaaaaaaccatGATggcagactgactgactgagcttGTTCCTCCTCTGAAAGTCAGTAACAGACTGCCATTAAGAAATCACAGTTTGCTTAACCTTCCACATCCCACAGATATTTTAATGTAGGCGTGATATGAGACTAGTTATGTCATCCATGCCTTTATTTCATCTTGGTTAGATTATTGTACTACGTTATATTCAGTTTCAGTGATCCCACGCCTTCAGCTTACAAAACGCAACTGCTTAGCTTATAACTTTTCATAATAGAAGACTTAGCCTTTCCTCACTGGTTGCCATTCATTTACTTAACGCCTTTAAAGCACATCGTGGTTAAGCTCCAGCTACACTGCTGAGTTACTGCATCCCTATGAGCCATGGCGCAGCCTCAGATCCTGGGCCAGGGCTTTAATGACTGTCCTGAGACCCGGCTCGAGACAAAAGGTGGCCGGGCTTTTGCAGTCAGGCTCTGAAGTGTCCTGCCAGAGGATCTGAGGCTTGCAGAGTCAGCGACCTCTTtaaaaggatgagttcacccaaaaattcaaattcagtcattatctactcagcctcatgctgatggaaagttgggtgttttaaaacataaaaaagaacaaCCTTAAAAACTCCATAAAATGGCTCCTAAAagcttgtccagtgtaatccaagtctccagaagcccaaagatcccaaattgatttgaaaagacatcattTACACCTCTTTTTAACCCACAGCCTGTCTGAAGCGGGTGCCTAAGCTCGGCTGCTCATCgttggtgtaaataacatcttttcccaaatcaatttgtgatctcaggtcttgtggagacttggattatgctgaacaagctgtatggagccattttatggcATTTTTATAAGAATTAATAAAAATGCCTTTTAtgactgtacacacacacacacacaagccactTCGTGTAGCGGAAAAGGCTCTTGCGTTTCAGTACATCAGATAAAACATGTAGACTCTTGTACTGAGGAGATTTGCATGCTGAGTGAAAGCATGCTATGATCTTCTGGTTCACAGATACGCTGCAGTGAGATAAATCAACCGAATAGGGGCAGATCAGCGATTTCTCACTGAACCCTTCCTTTTCCCTTTCGGGGTATGTCTGTTAATTAGATAACATGATTTTATCAGTCCTTATTCCTGAAGGCAAAGTAAGAGTGGTTAAGTAATACAACAACACATATTACCAGCAACAGTTTCTGTGCACCGCCTCTGTTTTTAATATTACTTTCTGTGATTTTTGATTACTAACAACACATGCAACATGGCGTGTATAGAAGAGGAAAGGACCATTTAGGTGCTGCACATCCCTAAAACTTTCCACTTGCTGGTGTACATATTGCCAGGAAAAGTGCAAAGCCTTTTTACCGTATATGAGGTCTGAAGCTTAACGTTCGGTCCAACAGCCTGCAGGAAACCTTGAGTCAGCAGTATAGGCTGGCAGCGCTACAGTGGAGGCAAGTTATTTTTCTAGGGTACCCGCTCCAATACAAACATGGTGGAAGAATGTTGACGTGACCGGCGGCACAGAGTGGTTAGTCGACCAGAGGGTGTCATCCCTTCTAATCACAGACAATGACAAGCTACATTTTCCCATCCATTCACACATTTCTCACAACTGATACAGAGAGCACATTTACTCTCTCCCCTCACGCGGGACGACTCGAGTTttaaacacaaaaccacagtcAGAAGCGAGGACATTACATTAATTAAGTCATGTGCATCAGTTGTCATCTCAACTGAACCTGATAGACGGTTCTTCCTCCATCTCATAATCTTTGTCCTGGACCAGGCGTACGATTCCCCGTCAGAGACGTGGCCCACCATGGCATGAAAATGACCTAATTGTGTGTGCGCATTATTTGTTTTCCTCAATGTCAGTTGCCCGAGGGCAAGTGTTATTATTCCACTGTGCATCAATGTGTGGCATGCTCAGGTCCTGGTCTATGAGATAGAGCAGGGGAGCACATCTTGTTTTGTGTGGGTGTAATGAGCATGAGCAGGCCGTGGGCCCTGGTGTGGGAGAAGATCAGGagacttcagtgtgtgttttccctctgACCGCTTCTGGACCTCTCTGGAACCAGATCCAGTGTAGAGGACGTGATCCAAGACTGGAGTTACGTGACGCCTTGCAGGTGGCAGGAACTGGGGTCAACTGGGAGCTGCCGCCGGCCACCACTGCACGAGAAGCACTGGCACTGACCCACTGGAGGCCACTGATCACTTACATTGATTTAAACAAGCAGGTGACAACAAATATAGACTAAGAGAGCAGTCGCTAACAATTCTAGTGTATAAacagaaatatcttcatttGACTCAGTTATGCAATGAGTTAAAAGAGCACTCCATCAATTTAGCATTGCATTCCTGTAACATTGATGGACATTTGataatgacaggaaaaaaagtgGTGCGCTCTGCCACCATTACACCCATGGTTGTAATCTTTAACGTTAATCTCTCCTGTCCAGCAGAAAGCAGGCAACgtcagaaaacatttctctctctctttcgaGATTTCCATCTTGGAAAAACAACTCCaatgtttattctttttttatgcaGCCACTTGTCCCGATTTCATTTATCGTCTCGGaatttttgtttcttcatgCTTCTGTGATTTTcttgtacaaaataaatatgatcCCCTATCTTTTATCAGATTGTGGTTTCAAACTTCTCTAAATACCGATTGTttggcaggaaacagcagccactTGCTCTTCTTTGTCTTCCAACCGGTGCATTTCCAGCAGCCACCCATTAAGTTTAAGAACACGGAAGGCCCTCACTAGTGCCAGGTTTGTcctttctgggctactgtagaaacatggagatGCAACATGGTGACCTCCATGGAGGGAGTCCCGCTCCCTATGTAGATATATAGTAAACgactcattctaaggtaatgaaaacacaacaactcttattttcaggtgattatacactaattaaaactgctagatgccactacaCATTACACACCGTACACACTTCCAACCAAAATGGATTacactgctttttttaaattaactttaatacagacatgtttatgacatgacatgatCATGTCACTATTTCTCACTGATTGTTGATAATGTGTTTATCCTTTGTAGTTTTGaatgtcatatatatatattgttttacaaGTAACAATACATATGTAATGGTTTTAAGATCAAATTTGACCATGTTGTGTCTCTCACTAAGTCAAAAACTAGGTAACCAGGCTGCGGTGGCCAGGCTGCAGTGTGCCGATAGTAATGCCACAGggaaacactttaaaaaaatgcaaatgacaaTAATCAATGCCAATTACTTTTCTGTTGATGGACTAAGCGATTATTAATCTAGTCATCACAGCTCTACATGagttaaatgttttgaataAGTGACAGCCCTTTGCAGTACTTACAAAGTGTTTTGCTGCCCTGTATTAAATGATGCAGTAATTGGTCTTAGCATGCTGAGAACTGCGACAGTGTTTCAGTAAATGTGCTTGAGCAATTGAGAAAAACTGATCATTAGAGTCCACACAATGGTGGCTGCAAATTAGCCCAGCTCGTATCAACCCATATGCAGACGGAAGCTTCTTTGAGCTTATCTACTGA
This window of the Pagrus major chromosome 11, Pma_NU_1.0 genome carries:
- the ptgs2b gene encoding prostaglandin G/H synthase 2, with the translated sequence MNRLTFAVFLSALGFLVCAAGNPCCSEPCQNRGVCTALGSDNYECDCTRTGYRGQNCTTPEFLTWLKISLKPSPNTVHYILTHFKGFWNIINNISFLRDAIMRYVLTSRSHMIDSPPTFNADYGYKNWEAYSNLSYYTRTLPPVPEDCPTPMGVEGKKELPDAKILAEKLLMRREFIPDPQGTSLMFAFFAQHFTHQFFKSDMKRGPAFTAAQGHGVDLSHIYGDNLVRQHKLRLFKDGKLKHQILDGEMYPPTVKEVGAEMHYPPHVPDAYRFAVGHEAFGLVPGLMMYATIWLREHNRVCDVLKEVHPDWDDERLFQTTRLILIGETIKIVIEDYVQHLSGYNFKLKFDPELLFNQRFQYQNRIASEFNTLYHWHPLMPDSFHIEEKEYSYKEFVFNTSVVTEHGISNLVESFSKQIAGRVAGGRNVPGPIMYVAIKSIENSRKMRYQSLNAYRKRFSLKPYSSFEDMTGEKEMAAVLEEMYGHIDAMELYPGLLVEKPRENAIFGETMVEMGAPFSLKGLMGNPICSPEYWKPSTFGGTVGFDIVNTASLQRLVCNNVNGPCPVASFHVPDVKETGSMIINSSTSNSRSSDINPTVILKERTTEL